GACGCAATGTTTTTCCATGACATGGCGTTGCCGCGATACGGGAGACTATATCAACGTATTTCTTGCGTGTATTTTCCCGGATCGCATCCATCTCCTTCCTGCCGAAAAAGAACCGCTGGAAACGCGAAGCCGCCCTGTATTCTTCGTCCGGCGGCATAAAGCTCAATACCGCCTCGCCGGAGACGGGGGAAATAGAGCTGTCTTTATAAAGAATGTATAATCTTTTCACTATTTTTCCGATCCACTTAACATTTGCATTAAAGAAGCGGGCTTTTGAACAACATGCATTCGCCCACATTTGGATTAAAGTAGCCCGGCTCTACCGAACGCTTAGTAACAGAGACGAGTTTGTAAGGGGCCATCCAGCTGCCGTATGTTTCCACACTGCGGGCCCTGCTTATGAACGAATCACCATCCGTAACATTCTTAGTAGTAAAGTTATCCTCTGCCTTCTCGATCAGCAGGATATGCCCCTTAGGGGCTATCCGCTTTATCTCTTCCAAGACTGCCTTGCACAGGTCATCCGTAAGATGCTGAAGGACTGTGCAAGTCATCACAAAATCGAACTGGCATTTACCGAAACCTGAAAGCTTGTCCAACGAATCAATTTTGCAAAAATCTATGGCGGGCAGCAGCTCTTTGGCTATATCGACCAGGTGCTGCTCCCGCTCAAAACCGACCACTCTCTTGGCATACTCTTCCATCACCATGATAAGCCGTCCGTAGCCGCACCCGACTTCGCACGCTGAATTGATCGGATATTCCTTGTCGATCCTGTCAAGGATCGAACGTATAGCCTTTCTCTCCTTGTAGTCTCGGATATTCGCGAAAGGACCTACGGCGTCGCTCACCATATCCACCGTCCATACAAGGCGGGATCTCTTGTCCAGCAGCTTGCCCCACGTCTTCCTGCGAACCTTCACCAATATAGACTTAAGAAGCACGCTCATTGGCAGCGCTGTGGTATCGAAACATTTCAGCTGCATTTTCTGGAAATACTTAAGTTCGTTCAGGTTCATTTAATACCCTTTCTCTGCTTCTGGAGCGTTATTTTATAATGAAACATCCGCCCATAGGAAGCTCGTAGCATAAATAACATTTATTTTCCGACAAGAACGTGTCAACGGCTTTCTTAGATCCCGGGAACTTCGTGAATCCGTAATCATCTACGACTATGCACCCTCCGGCAACGATCCTCGGAAAGAAAAATCTCAGGCTGTCCAGGGTAGGCTGGTACAGGTCCACATCTATATGTACAAACGAGAAAGCATGACCTTCGACCTCTTTGAACCGTTCCGGTATCCACCCTTTATATAACTTCACAAACTTAAAATCAGACAACACCTTCCGAACCTCATCTTCCGTAGAGCCGAACATCATCTTCTCCTGTGCAACCTCTTTCGCAGACAATGCAAATCTTTCGTTTTCATCTTCCGGCGTCTTATCCGAAAGCCCATTCTCAAAAGAGTCAAAAACATGGAAAGAAGCCCTGAAATTAT
The genomic region above belongs to Candidatus Omnitrophota bacterium and contains:
- a CDS encoding class I SAM-dependent methyltransferase → MNLNELKYFQKMQLKCFDTTALPMSVLLKSILVKVRRKTWGKLLDKRSRLVWTVDMVSDAVGPFANIRDYKERKAIRSILDRIDKEYPINSACEVGCGYGRLIMVMEEYAKRVVGFEREQHLVDIAKELLPAIDFCKIDSLDKLSGFGKCQFDFVMTCTVLQHLTDDLCKAVLEEIKRIAPKGHILLIEKAEDNFTTKNVTDGDSFISRARSVETYGSWMAPYKLVSVTKRSVEPGYFNPNVGECMLFKSPLL
- a CDS encoding class I SAM-dependent methyltransferase: MKIKRSVKAGMEALFDLAGVKAYFARKRDKSDMVFFDRNMLSSFYNNNGRVRLYYDGLKRTKGEWTDNFSKQCRFYGLQEMAGWVLGKELGGDFAECGCWRGHSTYIISKILSDNNFRASFHVFDSFENGLSDKTPEDENERFALSAKEVAQEKMMFGSTEDEVRKVLSDFKFVKLYKGWIPERFKEVEGHAFSFVHIDVDLYQPTLDSLRFFFPRIVAGGCIVVDDYGFTKFPGSKKAVDTFLSENKCYLCYELPMGGCFIIK